From Methanocella paludicola SANAE, a single genomic window includes:
- a CDS encoding ZPR1 zinc finger domain-containing protein — MIDPGHEITSSTLDSSSSKCPVCGSCVQMHTNQDNIPYFGDILEVSIFCCCGFKFADTIILSQKEPLRHCKRVCSEGDLWARVVRSTSGTIRIPEWGVDIEPGPASEAYITNVEGVIERIQGVVGMARRWSETDEERDKADALLCTMQEARDGKPDFTIVIEDPQGNSAVIGEGVEVTKLTDEEAQELPSGVYVIQK, encoded by the coding sequence ATGATAGATCCGGGACATGAAATTACTTCATCTACTTTAGACAGCTCATCAAGCAAGTGTCCTGTGTGCGGCAGCTGCGTCCAGATGCACACGAACCAGGACAACATTCCTTATTTTGGCGATATCTTAGAGGTCAGCATCTTCTGTTGCTGCGGGTTCAAGTTCGCCGACACGATCATCCTGAGCCAGAAGGAGCCGCTGCGGCATTGCAAGCGCGTATGCAGCGAAGGCGACCTCTGGGCCCGGGTCGTCCGCTCTACTTCCGGAACTATTCGCATACCCGAATGGGGCGTCGATATCGAGCCCGGCCCGGCCTCCGAGGCATACATTACCAACGTCGAGGGCGTCATCGAGCGCATCCAGGGCGTGGTGGGCATGGCCCGGCGATGGTCGGAGACCGACGAGGAACGCGATAAGGCTGACGCCCTGCTTTGCACCATGCAGGAAGCCAGGGACGGTAAGCCCGACTTCACCATCGTCATCGAGGACCCGCAGGGCAATAGCGCCGTCATCGGAGAAGGCGTCGAAGTGACGAAGCTCACCGATGAAGAGGCGCAGGAACTGCCGTCGGGCGTGTACGTCATTCAAAAATAA
- a CDS encoding RNA-binding protein, giving the protein MRIKARHHLREDAVKNILEYLKANFGESIEAEFTGKKLEIAESDEEQDFILVNGEPLLFAVEDTYFPTIRGVLKLKPKKKRVVVDMGAVKFVAKGADIMSPGIVNVDTGIRKNDLVIVCDEVHGKPLAIGRALVNADAMMGNRGKAVKSIHYIGDRIWKMEV; this is encoded by the coding sequence TTGAGAATAAAGGCCAGACATCATTTAAGAGAGGATGCGGTAAAAAATATCCTTGAATACCTGAAGGCGAATTTTGGGGAATCGATCGAGGCGGAGTTCACCGGAAAAAAGCTCGAGATCGCCGAGTCCGACGAAGAACAGGACTTTATCCTGGTCAACGGGGAGCCTTTACTCTTTGCGGTCGAGGATACATATTTCCCGACGATACGCGGCGTGCTGAAGCTGAAGCCGAAGAAGAAGCGCGTCGTGGTCGACATGGGCGCCGTGAAGTTCGTGGCCAAGGGCGCGGACATCATGAGCCCCGGGATCGTTAACGTCGACACGGGCATACGCAAGAACGACCTGGTCATCGTCTGCGACGAGGTACACGGCAAGCCGCTGGCCATCGGCCGGGCGCTCGTGAACGCCGACGCGATGATGGGGAACCGCGGAAAAGCCGTCAAATCTATCCACTACATAGGCGACCGCATCTGGAAAATGGAAGTCTAG
- a CDS encoding ATPase, with translation MVSWEIPLGAAIAFGAGAISTGFAQARIGSAGAGALSERPELSGLIIILEAIPETLAILGFVVAAMIMLMLK, from the coding sequence ATGGTAAGTTGGGAGATCCCACTCGGAGCGGCGATCGCATTTGGTGCGGGCGCCATAAGCACAGGTTTCGCACAGGCCAGGATCGGCTCGGCCGGAGCGGGAGCGCTCTCGGAAAGGCCGGAGCTTTCCGGCCTCATCATCATTCTCGAGGCCATCCCCGAGACGCTGGCGATCCTTGGTTTCGTCGTCGCGGCAATGATCATGCTGATGCTGAAGTAA
- a CDS encoding V-type ATP synthase subunit F has translation MHRFVVVTDRDSAIGFRLAGVDAFEASGPQEAREVISSLVKKGDTGIMAVNEELLSSLDEKFRDGIEKMRSPIVISIPSRTVGLDKRSYIERLLRKAIGYNVVMRR, from the coding sequence ATGCATAGGTTCGTCGTGGTCACGGACCGCGATTCGGCGATCGGCTTCCGGCTGGCCGGCGTGGACGCCTTCGAGGCGTCGGGCCCGCAGGAGGCCAGGGAGGTCATATCGTCGCTCGTGAAAAAGGGCGATACGGGCATAATGGCCGTTAACGAGGAACTGCTTTCGTCGCTGGACGAGAAGTTCCGGGACGGCATCGAGAAGATGCGCAGCCCCATCGTCATATCGATACCGTCGAGGACCGTGGGGCTGGATAAGAGAAGCTACATCGAGCGATTGCTGAGAAAAGCCATCGGATATAACGTTGTGATGAGAAGGTGA
- a CDS encoding 50S ribosomal protein L37e, producing MTKGTPSQGKRQKRVHVVCRRCGKVSFNYAKKVCASCGFGRSSKMNKWSWHSHMARHTW from the coding sequence ATGACAAAGGGAACTCCATCACAGGGTAAGCGCCAGAAGAGGGTGCACGTTGTCTGCAGAAGGTGCGGCAAGGTCTCCTTCAACTACGCGAAGAAAGTCTGTGCGTCGTGTGGCTTCGGCCGCTCGTCCAAGATGAACAAGTGGAGCTGGCACAGTCACATGGCCAGACACACGTGGTAA
- the ahaC gene encoding ATP synthase A1 subunit C, with amino-acid sequence MDYGYLNARVKGMKGRLLGRRALDELIMKPDIDSLIAALEDTPYREDIEAAGVSSSGVYRIELALRQNFTRTFRKILGLMEGDRAETYMKTFLQRWDIQNVKTILRGKSIHAASEEIFECLLPVGALDEVTLTEMIKQPDVKSVIDLLATWRIEYARPLTKNFNKYQESRDLLVLENALDQSYYSNALEGLNYFVYNDRIVRDVLALEIDVTNIKTVLRLIRDGIGADEARRFLIEGGRRLDVDFLLSLVNTKSLEGALKMLEPTRYAFLASVSEDSVKKGKISDLEKLLDRHLVLKGISAGRGDPLSIAVPIGFFWAKYNEVTNLRIISRCKTAGMSDDQVKEELTYA; translated from the coding sequence ATGGATTACGGCTATTTGAACGCGAGAGTGAAAGGAATGAAGGGCCGACTGCTGGGACGCAGGGCCCTCGACGAGCTCATCATGAAGCCGGATATAGACTCGCTCATTGCAGCGCTGGAGGATACCCCGTACAGGGAAGACATCGAGGCGGCAGGCGTGAGCTCCTCCGGCGTATACCGTATCGAGCTCGCACTGCGCCAGAACTTCACCCGCACGTTCAGGAAGATACTGGGCCTCATGGAGGGGGACCGCGCGGAGACGTACATGAAAACATTCCTGCAGAGGTGGGACATCCAGAACGTCAAGACCATCCTGCGGGGCAAAAGCATTCACGCGGCGTCCGAGGAGATCTTCGAGTGCCTGCTCCCGGTAGGGGCGCTGGACGAAGTGACGCTCACCGAGATGATCAAGCAGCCCGACGTCAAGTCGGTCATAGACCTCCTTGCGACCTGGAGGATCGAATACGCCCGGCCGCTCACGAAGAACTTCAACAAGTACCAGGAATCCAGGGACCTGCTCGTCCTGGAGAACGCCCTCGACCAGTCCTACTATAGCAACGCCCTGGAGGGCCTGAACTATTTCGTGTATAACGACCGCATCGTCCGGGACGTGCTCGCCCTGGAGATCGACGTGACCAACATTAAGACCGTGCTGAGGCTGATCAGGGACGGGATAGGCGCCGATGAGGCGAGGAGGTTCCTGATCGAGGGCGGGCGAAGGCTCGACGTGGACTTCCTGCTGTCGCTGGTGAACACGAAGTCGCTCGAGGGCGCTCTAAAGATGCTGGAGCCGACGCGCTATGCGTTCCTGGCGTCCGTGTCGGAGGACAGCGTGAAGAAGGGAAAGATATCGGACCTCGAAAAGCTCCTGGACCGGCACCTGGTCCTGAAGGGGATCTCGGCCGGCAGGGGGGACCCGCTGAGCATCGCCGTGCCCATCGGGTTCTTCTGGGCCAAGTATAACGAGGTGACCAACCTGAGGATCATCTCTCGCTGTAAGACCGCGGGCATGTCCGACGACCAGGTAAAGGAGGAGCTCACGTATGCATAG
- a CDS encoding LSm family protein yields the protein MSQRPLDVLNDALNSPVIVRLKGGREFRGELQGYDMHMNLVLDNAEELKENEESKKLGTIIVRGDTVVYVSP from the coding sequence ATGAGCCAGAGACCATTGGACGTCTTAAACGACGCACTGAACTCTCCCGTGATCGTACGCCTCAAGGGCGGCCGTGAGTTCAGAGGCGAATTACAGGGTTACGACATGCACATGAACCTCGTCCTCGACAACGCCGAGGAGCTGAAGGAGAACGAGGAATCGAAGAAGCTCGGCACGATCATCGTCAGAGGCGACACGGTCGTGTACGTCTCGCCCTGA
- a CDS encoding V-type ATP synthase subunit D: MEQVNPTRMELIRKNAQIKMAEQGRDLLRQKMDVLIREFFLVMESFSRSRDELEAVAKDAQRSLLLAEAVEDPITLKSASFATRKSLMLEVRGRNIMGVPVPVIEKKRVSKNVLERGYGIVGTSGRLDEAAEKFEVELDMLIDLAEKETAMRRIGAEIQMNRRRVNALEQLMIPELKSQARFIKISIEEREREDLFRLKKVKKILERKKINSESYD; this comes from the coding sequence ATGGAGCAGGTAAACCCGACCCGGATGGAGCTTATCCGGAAGAACGCCCAGATAAAAATGGCCGAGCAGGGCCGGGATCTTTTAAGGCAGAAGATGGACGTCCTCATCCGGGAGTTCTTCCTGGTCATGGAGTCGTTCTCCCGCTCCCGCGATGAGCTCGAGGCCGTGGCCAAGGACGCCCAGCGTTCTCTCCTTCTGGCGGAGGCCGTGGAGGATCCGATCACGCTGAAGTCCGCCTCCTTCGCCACCAGGAAGAGCCTCATGCTCGAGGTCAGGGGGAGGAACATCATGGGGGTCCCGGTGCCTGTCATCGAGAAAAAGAGAGTGTCAAAGAACGTCCTGGAAAGGGGCTACGGCATCGTGGGCACGAGCGGCAGGCTCGACGAGGCCGCGGAGAAGTTCGAGGTGGAGCTCGACATGCTGATCGACCTGGCGGAGAAGGAGACGGCCATGCGCCGGATCGGCGCCGAGATCCAGATGAACCGGCGGCGCGTGAACGCCCTGGAACAATTGATGATACCGGAGCTTAAAAGCCAGGCGCGCTTTATCAAGATATCCATCGAGGAGAGGGAGAGGGAGGACCTCTTCAGGCTTAAAAAAGTGAAAAAGATCCTCGAGCGAAAGAAAATTAATAGCGAGAGCTACGATTGA
- a CDS encoding V-type ATP synthase subunit E has protein sequence MEYENLMTSMEASADEKIAELTDKATAAAQKVREEAHEKADEIVRAHLDSAVIAMEAENNRALYEARAAAKKEAAGVRHEYYSRAFEEAEKRLETFRQNGGYESFFRKALAESVEALGEKEPVLHVDARDEELCRRSMALLGIDCAVSTGLACAGGLNASTPDEKVVVFNTLEARLRSARERLKLDVFSVLYG, from the coding sequence ATGGAATACGAGAACCTGATGACGTCCATGGAGGCGAGCGCGGACGAGAAGATAGCGGAGCTCACGGATAAAGCGACAGCGGCCGCGCAGAAGGTCAGGGAAGAGGCCCATGAGAAAGCGGACGAGATCGTCAGGGCACACCTGGATAGCGCCGTCATTGCCATGGAGGCCGAAAACAACCGGGCGCTGTATGAGGCACGGGCCGCTGCAAAAAAGGAGGCGGCAGGCGTGAGACATGAATACTATTCGAGGGCCTTCGAGGAAGCTGAAAAGAGGCTGGAGACGTTCAGGCAGAATGGCGGCTACGAGAGCTTTTTCCGGAAGGCGCTGGCGGAGTCCGTAGAGGCGCTGGGCGAAAAAGAGCCCGTGCTCCACGTCGACGCCCGTGACGAGGAGCTTTGCAGGAGGTCCATGGCCCTGCTGGGCATCGATTGTGCCGTCAGTACCGGCCTGGCATGCGCCGGTGGGCTGAACGCCAGCACGCCGGACGAGAAGGTCGTGGTCTTTAATACGCTCGAGGCGCGGCTGAGGTCGGCCAGAGAGCGGCTGAAGCTCGACGTTTTCTCGGTGCTCTACGGGTGA
- a CDS encoding V-type ATP synthase subunit A, with product MLEGMISRISGPVIMARRMRGSKMYDVVKVGDDELRGEVIRLEGDGAVIQLYEDSTGLKIGEKVVNTGAPLSVELGPGLISSIYDGIQRPLPALYENSGSFISRGISVPGLDRKKKWAFTPSAKKGDRLSPGDVIGMVPEFHIEHRILVPPGVSGTVAEIKEGDLAVEDVVCTLEGGRDIRLMHEWPVRKGRPYRKKLDTSLPLITGQRVFDLIFPVTKGGTAMIPGGFGTGKTVSEQTLAKWSDARIVVYIGCGERGNEMTDVLTEFPELVDPRTKLPLIQRTIMIANTSNMPVAAREASIYTGITMAEYFRDMGYDVALMADSTSRWGEALREVSGRLEEMPGEEGYPAYLPTRLAAFYERAGRMVCLGSGDRVGSVTVVGAVSPPGGDFSEPITQNTLRTVGTFWALDTSLAYRRHFPSVNWIKSYSLYLDGVEDWYVENVSREWRSLRDKTMYLLQKEVELQEIVQLVGPDALPEGEKAILEVTRMIREDFLQQSAYSDSDSFCPLDKQYYMLKAIIAFHNATVHAINRGVPLKKVMDLPLKAEIGRMKEIKEADRIKSMVDDIGGRIGALEADK from the coding sequence ATGCTGGAAGGGATGATTTCGCGAATTTCGGGGCCGGTCATAATGGCCCGCAGGATGAGAGGCTCGAAGATGTACGACGTAGTGAAGGTCGGCGACGACGAGCTGCGGGGCGAGGTCATCCGCCTGGAAGGGGACGGCGCGGTCATCCAGCTGTACGAGGACTCCACGGGCCTGAAGATCGGCGAAAAGGTCGTGAACACAGGCGCCCCGCTTAGCGTCGAGCTGGGCCCGGGCCTGATATCTTCTATTTACGACGGCATCCAGAGGCCGCTGCCGGCACTGTACGAAAATAGCGGCAGCTTCATATCGAGGGGCATCTCCGTGCCGGGCCTCGACCGGAAGAAGAAGTGGGCCTTCACGCCGTCAGCTAAAAAGGGCGACAGGCTATCGCCCGGCGACGTTATCGGTATGGTCCCGGAGTTCCATATCGAGCACAGGATCCTGGTCCCTCCGGGCGTCTCGGGCACTGTCGCTGAAATAAAGGAAGGCGATCTGGCGGTCGAGGACGTCGTCTGCACTCTGGAGGGCGGCCGGGATATCAGGCTCATGCACGAGTGGCCGGTGAGGAAAGGCCGGCCATACAGGAAAAAGCTGGATACGAGCCTGCCGCTCATAACCGGGCAGAGGGTCTTCGATCTTATTTTTCCCGTGACCAAGGGCGGGACGGCCATGATACCCGGAGGCTTCGGGACGGGCAAGACGGTATCGGAGCAGACCCTTGCCAAGTGGTCCGACGCCCGGATCGTGGTATACATCGGCTGCGGGGAGCGCGGCAACGAGATGACCGACGTGCTTACCGAGTTCCCTGAGCTCGTTGACCCGAGGACGAAGCTCCCCCTGATCCAGCGGACCATCATGATCGCCAACACGTCCAACATGCCCGTGGCCGCCCGGGAGGCGTCCATCTATACCGGCATCACGATGGCGGAGTACTTCAGGGATATGGGCTACGACGTCGCCCTCATGGCCGACTCGACATCGAGGTGGGGCGAGGCGCTCCGCGAGGTGTCGGGGAGGCTGGAGGAGATGCCGGGCGAGGAGGGATATCCCGCTTACCTGCCGACCAGGCTGGCGGCCTTCTACGAGAGGGCAGGGCGGATGGTCTGCCTGGGCTCGGGAGACCGGGTCGGTTCTGTTACGGTCGTGGGCGCCGTGTCGCCTCCCGGCGGCGACTTCTCCGAGCCCATCACCCAGAACACGCTGAGGACCGTCGGCACGTTCTGGGCGCTCGACACGAGCCTGGCGTACCGTAGGCATTTCCCGTCCGTCAACTGGATCAAGAGCTACTCGCTGTACCTTGACGGCGTGGAGGACTGGTACGTGGAGAACGTCTCCAGGGAGTGGCGGTCCCTGCGCGATAAGACGATGTACCTGCTCCAGAAGGAAGTGGAGCTTCAGGAGATCGTGCAGCTCGTGGGCCCGGACGCCCTCCCCGAGGGCGAAAAGGCCATCCTGGAGGTCACCCGGATGATCCGGGAGGATTTCCTGCAGCAGAGCGCGTACAGCGATTCGGACTCTTTCTGCCCGCTCGATAAGCAGTACTACATGCTGAAGGCCATCATCGCCTTCCACAACGCCACTGTGCACGCCATCAACCGGGGCGTGCCGCTGAAGAAGGTCATGGACCTGCCCCTGAAGGCGGAGATCGGCCGCATGAAGGAGATCAAGGAGGCCGACCGGATAAAAAGCATGGTCGACGACATAGGCGGCCGCATAGGCGCGCTGGAGGCGGATAAATGA
- a CDS encoding V-type ATP synthase subunit B: protein MKAVSLVSKECTTVSYVSGPLIFVQNVKGVSFGEIVSIILPGGEQRTGQVLDISDKLVVVQVFEGTSWVDNKDTRVIFTGEPARIDVSKDMLGRVFNGVGKARDGGPEIIPEDRLDIGGAAINPFARDKPSDFIQTGISAIDGLNTLVRGQKLPIFTGSGLPANKLAAQIARQAKVLGEGESFAVIFVAMGITHKEASYFMKDFERTGALERVVFFMNLADDPTIERIATPRCALTAAEYLAFTHDLHVLVILTDMINYCEALREISTAREEVPGRRGYPGYMYTDLASIYERAGRIKGKKGSITQIPILTMPDDDITHPVPDLTGYITEGQIVLSRDMFRRGSDPPVDCLPCLSRLMNLGIGPGKTREDHRNVADQLYASYAYGRDLRRLVAIVGEEALTDLDRVYLKFADDFEKRFITQGDENRSIERTFDIAWDLFSQLPEEELKRIKVEYIKKYHPFRRGVA, encoded by the coding sequence ATGAAAGCCGTTAGCCTGGTATCCAAAGAGTGCACGACCGTCAGCTACGTGTCGGGGCCCCTCATCTTCGTGCAGAACGTGAAAGGCGTCTCATTCGGTGAGATCGTGAGCATCATACTGCCGGGCGGCGAGCAGAGGACCGGCCAGGTGCTGGACATTTCCGATAAGCTCGTGGTCGTACAGGTGTTCGAGGGCACGAGCTGGGTGGACAATAAGGATACCCGGGTCATATTTACGGGAGAGCCGGCCCGCATCGACGTCTCAAAGGACATGCTTGGCAGGGTATTCAACGGCGTCGGGAAAGCGAGGGACGGCGGCCCCGAGATCATACCCGAGGACAGGCTTGACATCGGCGGCGCGGCCATAAACCCCTTCGCCCGTGATAAGCCCTCGGACTTCATCCAGACGGGCATATCGGCCATCGACGGCCTGAACACCCTCGTCAGGGGCCAGAAGCTGCCCATATTCACGGGCTCGGGCCTTCCCGCTAACAAATTAGCCGCCCAGATCGCCCGTCAGGCGAAAGTGCTCGGAGAGGGAGAGAGCTTCGCGGTCATCTTCGTGGCGATGGGCATCACGCATAAGGAAGCGTCGTACTTCATGAAGGACTTCGAGCGTACAGGCGCCCTGGAGCGGGTCGTGTTCTTCATGAACCTGGCCGACGACCCTACTATCGAGCGTATTGCGACACCCCGTTGCGCGCTTACGGCTGCCGAGTACCTGGCTTTTACGCACGACCTCCATGTGCTGGTGATCCTTACCGACATGATCAACTATTGTGAGGCGCTGCGGGAGATCTCTACGGCCCGTGAGGAGGTGCCGGGCAGGCGGGGATATCCGGGATACATGTACACCGACCTCGCCTCGATATACGAAAGAGCCGGACGCATAAAAGGCAAGAAAGGGTCCATCACGCAGATCCCTATTTTAACGATGCCCGACGACGATATCACCCACCCCGTGCCCGACCTCACAGGGTACATCACGGAAGGCCAGATCGTGCTCAGCAGGGACATGTTCAGGCGTGGATCGGACCCGCCGGTCGACTGCCTGCCCTGCCTCTCCAGGCTCATGAACCTGGGCATCGGGCCCGGGAAAACAAGGGAGGACCACAGGAACGTGGCCGACCAGCTGTACGCCTCATACGCCTACGGCAGGGACCTCAGGAGGCTGGTCGCCATCGTGGGCGAGGAGGCGCTGACCGATCTTGACAGGGTCTACCTCAAGTTCGCGGACGACTTCGAGAAGCGCTTCATCACCCAGGGCGACGAGAACCGGAGCATAGAAAGGACGTTCGACATAGCCTGGGACCTGTTCTCTCAGCTTCCGGAGGAAGAGCTGAAACGCATCAAGGTGGAGTACATCAAGAAGTACCACCCGTTCCGCAGGGGCGTGGCGTGA
- a CDS encoding V-type ATPase subunit subunit G family protein, producing the protein MDEQKTLLEQIREKESELSLRQENAIKNAEEILSRAKADAELIAAEADAKGKAMAQQYRDERKEWIAMEADEIMGRGSAEALALRKSGEEHLSDAVRLIVDAVTYASQDEKDPGNRP; encoded by the coding sequence ATGGACGAGCAAAAGACTTTACTGGAACAGATCAGGGAAAAAGAGTCCGAGCTTAGCCTGCGACAGGAGAACGCCATCAAAAACGCCGAGGAGATCCTGTCCAGAGCTAAGGCCGATGCGGAGCTGATCGCCGCCGAGGCGGATGCGAAAGGGAAAGCGATGGCACAACAGTATCGCGATGAGCGGAAAGAGTGGATAGCCATGGAAGCGGACGAGATAATGGGCCGAGGATCGGCGGAGGCCCTGGCCCTGCGCAAGTCCGGAGAGGAACATCTTTCCGATGCGGTCCGTTTGATCGTGGACGCGGTGACTTATGCTTCACAGGATGAAAAGGATCCAGGTAATAGGCCCTAA
- the sepF gene encoding cell division protein SepF translates to MANKGIIGKLFGSKPADGLDDYTEINLEEIEEAQGSGPAETYVRIGELSSLGQIPELKREIYNGNIIIADITPIKGDSLTRDRALKDLKQVALDVSGDIAMINDNQIVVTPMSIKIDRTKFTSK, encoded by the coding sequence TTGGCTAACAAGGGCATTATTGGAAAACTATTCGGCTCAAAGCCAGCAGACGGATTGGATGATTATACGGAGATCAACCTCGAGGAGATCGAGGAAGCCCAGGGCAGCGGCCCCGCGGAGACATACGTCCGGATCGGGGAGCTTTCCAGTCTCGGCCAGATACCCGAGCTCAAGAGGGAGATCTACAACGGTAATATCATCATCGCGGACATCACGCCCATCAAGGGCGACAGCCTTACCAGGGACAGGGCACTGAAGGACCTCAAGCAGGTAGCGCTCGACGTCAGCGGCGACATCGCCATGATCAACGACAACCAGATCGTCGTGACCCCGATGTCTATCAAGATCGACAGGACAAAGTTTACTAGCAAGTAA
- a CDS encoding V-type ATP synthase subunit I → MLHRMKRIQVIGPKGDFQDVVDTLYHAGTVHLEDVCKCVSNTCICLSRVEAGKEAEVLSLLARIGSILFTLPVKADPEKQAEFDKKLSTMTNDEVIAAAQKVIDRLEWTTKELATRKSEREISITALNRYEKVIEKIRHIEHELPLLENYEINILIIQKEFEGVLELVREELEKITNGHFELAHTDIDDESTAVILIFHKKYSEPVHLFLFSANVNEVRLPQEFMGMKFNDMLILIEQRRREWGAEILEINKELEGLSRDWYLELSVLKRHLEDIGVEYRTFNQFGQSEYAFVIMGWIPGKHLRRTRKILHDYFGDRVVIDELKVSPEEMEHAPTYYDNPSFVKPFEFLMGLVRPPKYLEVDPSPLVAIFYPLFFGIMVGDIGYGLLILAISLVVYKKSEKTPWLRDLSRIMAICSIPSILFGFVFGEFFGNLGEEMGLLHPLSIFGISLNRAEAIIPMLLLTIAIGVFHVFLGLALGLVNAVAAGSRKHIAEKAGMLGVLTGILLLAGCVAGVLPQVLLYPSIIVLLASFPAILYGGGIFGTIEVISTMGNILSYARLMAIGLASVILALVANEFYGATGIVAIGIISAVALHALNLVLAMFSPSIHSLRLHMVEFFSKFYEGGGEKFKPFGRPGAQS, encoded by the coding sequence ATGCTTCACAGGATGAAAAGGATCCAGGTAATAGGCCCTAAAGGCGATTTCCAGGACGTGGTCGATACCCTGTACCACGCGGGCACAGTTCACCTGGAGGACGTATGCAAATGTGTCTCGAACACGTGTATCTGCCTCAGCAGGGTCGAGGCGGGTAAAGAGGCCGAAGTATTGAGCCTATTGGCCCGCATCGGAAGCATTCTATTTACTTTGCCGGTAAAGGCCGACCCGGAAAAGCAGGCGGAATTCGATAAGAAACTGAGCACGATGACGAACGACGAGGTCATCGCCGCCGCCCAAAAAGTCATCGACCGGCTCGAGTGGACCACGAAGGAGCTCGCCACGCGGAAAAGCGAGCGCGAGATATCCATTACGGCCCTTAATCGATACGAAAAGGTGATCGAGAAGATACGGCATATAGAGCACGAGCTGCCTCTCCTCGAGAACTATGAGATCAACATCCTGATCATCCAGAAAGAATTCGAGGGCGTGCTCGAGCTCGTTCGGGAGGAGCTCGAAAAAATAACGAACGGGCATTTCGAGCTCGCCCACACCGACATCGATGACGAGTCCACCGCCGTCATCCTGATATTCCACAAGAAATATTCGGAGCCCGTCCACTTATTCCTGTTCTCCGCTAACGTGAACGAGGTGCGCCTGCCGCAGGAGTTCATGGGCATGAAGTTCAACGACATGCTCATCCTCATCGAGCAGAGGCGCCGGGAGTGGGGGGCGGAGATCCTGGAGATCAACAAAGAGCTGGAGGGGCTCTCCCGGGACTGGTACCTGGAGCTGTCCGTGCTGAAGAGGCATCTCGAGGACATCGGCGTGGAATACCGCACCTTCAACCAGTTCGGGCAGTCGGAGTACGCGTTCGTCATCATGGGGTGGATCCCCGGCAAGCACCTGCGGAGGACTAGAAAGATACTGCACGATTACTTCGGGGACCGCGTCGTGATCGATGAGCTCAAGGTCTCCCCCGAGGAGATGGAGCATGCCCCGACGTATTATGATAACCCGTCCTTCGTGAAGCCATTCGAGTTCCTCATGGGCCTGGTGCGTCCACCGAAGTACCTGGAGGTCGACCCCAGCCCTCTCGTCGCGATCTTCTACCCGCTGTTCTTCGGCATCATGGTGGGGGACATTGGCTACGGCCTGCTCATACTCGCCATATCGCTTGTCGTCTATAAAAAATCCGAAAAAACTCCCTGGCTCAGGGACCTGTCCCGGATCATGGCTATATGCTCCATACCATCGATATTGTTCGGATTCGTTTTCGGGGAGTTCTTCGGCAACCTGGGCGAGGAGATGGGCTTGCTACATCCCTTAAGTATCTTCGGCATCTCACTCAACCGTGCCGAGGCCATCATACCGATGCTCCTGCTGACGATCGCCATCGGCGTCTTTCACGTATTTCTCGGCCTGGCGCTCGGCCTGGTCAACGCGGTGGCCGCCGGCAGCAGGAAGCACATCGCGGAAAAGGCGGGCATGCTCGGAGTCCTGACCGGCATCCTCCTCCTCGCAGGATGCGTGGCCGGAGTGCTGCCTCAGGTGCTGCTATACCCGTCCATAATAGTCCTCCTGGCGTCCTTCCCCGCTATTCTCTACGGCGGCGGCATCTTCGGCACCATAGAGGTCATCAGCACGATGGGGAACATCCTCTCCTATGCGAGGCTCATGGCGATCGGGCTGGCATCGGTGATCCTGGCCCTGGTGGCCAACGAGTTCTACGGTGCGACCGGTATTGTGGCCATCGGCATCATATCCGCTGTAGCCCTGCACGCGCTGAACCTCGTCCTGGCCATGTTCAGCCCGTCCATCCACTCGCTCAGGCTGCACATGGTGGAGTTCTTCTCAAAATTCTACGAGGGCGGAGGCGAGAAGTTCAAGCCCTTCGGCCGGCCCGGGGCTCAATCGTAG